TAGCCAAAGGCTGTAGTGATCCACCATCAGGATCAGCCACAGGGACACGGCCTGCAGCCACATCCCGCCGACAATCAGCCATTTCCGGCCGACTTTATCGCTTAAAGCCCCGGTGAACAGCTGGAAGAATCCCCATGAAGCAGGATAAACCGCGACCAGCACGCCGATCTCGGATACACTCAAGCCCACACCGGTAAAGAATAACGGAAACAGCCCCCAGGCCATTCCGTCCTTCAAATTCGTGCTCAAACCGGCGAATGTAAGGCTCGACAAACTTTTATTCCTGTAGGTCGTAGTCGTGAATACTTCCCTGGCAGACAGGGACGGACCTTTCTGCATCGATGCTTTTCTGTGAAGCGCCAAGTGGCCGCCTGTATCTTTTACCAAAAGAGATAGAATCAGACCGATCACGACAAGGAGGATGCCTATATAAAATGGCTCGGGACGGTTGGAATAGGTGGTGGCCACAAATCCGGATACAGCGGCCATGACTGCCACACCGGTGTAGCCTGCAAATTCATTCAGTCCCACTGCAAAGCCCCGCTGAGTCGGCTTTGCGACATCTATCTTCATATTCACCGTCATCGACCACGCCAGTCCCTGATTGATGCCGAGGAAGATATTCGCGACGACAATCATCCACCAGGACGCTGCAAAAATGACAAGCAATGGAACAACCAATCCGAACGCCCAGCCGATGAGCAGCACTTTCTTCCTCCCCAGCCGGTCGGCGATCGCCCCTGCGAAATAATTCACAACTGCTTTCGAGAATCCGAAACTGATGATGAATGATAATGCAGCACTTGTAGAAGCAAGTCCAAAGTCCGCTTCTCCAATGATCGGGAGGATCGTCCGCTCCAGGCCGACCATCGATCCGACGAAGAAATTCGTCACAACGAGGAGGATGAATTGCACGATGTTCTCTTTGATTCCCAGCTGTACGTTGTTCAATTGATTCATCTTCTTACCTCAATCCTTTTAACATCTTACATATTTCCGCTTGAATCCGATCCTCAAACGCTCCACCTGTTTCTGAATATCTTCATACGCATGCAGGACAGCGTTCTTTTTCCCTTCCCGCTTCATCTCCACCGGCCCGATCGCTTTCGCCGTCTCGAGGGCAGTCTCGTGGAGCGGGGCGTAGGAAACCCCGACAGTCGTGACAAAATTATTCATCGCTGATTTGGTCCTTTCCGGTGCGTCGTGGATCGATTCCTTCACCTGTTGAAGCATGCCTGCAAGCTTCTCCGTCGAAAACTCCTCATCCTTCCTGCTTCCGAGCAGCCAGCAATAACAGCTCCACCCTGCAGACATCTTCAGTTCTTCTCCGCTTTCGATCCATGCATCGGATACGTCCTGGGCAATGTCTGTTTCTGCCAAGGTGACCGCGACCACATAATCAGACAGCATGTAGAAATACGCCCCGTCGATCCAGCGCTCGAAGTCTTCAACGGTCATCGCTTTCGGATCGGCAATGACACCGGCAAAATACATGGCATCATAATTTCCCGTCGCATAGAGCTCCTCTGCCAACACCTGATCCTTCTTGATCTTTTTCGCGATCGGCTTCATCGCCCCTGTCGCAACCCCAAATACCGGCTCGCGGGCACCGTTCGATATGTACATCTTCTTGCTCCGTTCCTTGCCGAGTGCTTCAAGTTCTTCCATCACAGTTTCTTTGTTCACCGGGCACACCATCCTTTTCATACAATTGGCTTTTCCTTCTCATACTATATATCATATAACACCCCATAAAGAGAAACCAGCTTCTGAATCAGATGAAACCCCTTGTTTTGTAAGGATTCCGTAAAAATTCTCCATTCTCGACGCTTCATGCTTTCAATAAGAATTCTAATCTATTATAATAGCAGATAAGAATCATTATAATTATCACATAATTGTTAACTTTCGTGATAATGCATGCACCACCATTTTAAAACAGGAAGGTGATTGGTAAATGGAACACAATAATCGACCAGATCAAAAGGATCACACAGCTGCAGGTCAATGCCCTGTCACACATCACAAGGACAGCGCGATCACGACGACGACTGCTCCAGGCGGGA
The nucleotide sequence above comes from Bacillus sp. KH172YL63. Encoded proteins:
- a CDS encoding MFS transporter — its product is MNQLNNVQLGIKENIVQFILLVVTNFFVGSMVGLERTILPIIGEADFGLASTSAALSFIISFGFSKAVVNYFAGAIADRLGRKKVLLIGWAFGLVVPLLVIFAASWWMIVVANIFLGINQGLAWSMTVNMKIDVAKPTQRGFAVGLNEFAGYTGVAVMAAVSGFVATTYSNRPEPFYIGILLVVIGLILSLLVKDTGGHLALHRKASMQKGPSLSAREVFTTTTYRNKSLSSLTFAGLSTNLKDGMAWGLFPLFFTGVGLSVSEIGVLVAVYPASWGFFQLFTGALSDKVGRKWLIVGGMWLQAVSLWLILMVDHYSLWLMAAILLGLGTAMVYPTLQAAISDVAAPEWRASSMGVYRFWRDSGYAFGALFAGILTDMLNVTWAIGLVACLPLCAGIVAALRLKETLPSQL
- a CDS encoding DNA alkylation repair protein, with protein sequence MNKETVMEELEALGKERSKKMYISNGAREPVFGVATGAMKPIAKKIKKDQVLAEELYATGNYDAMYFAGVIADPKAMTVEDFERWIDGAYFYMLSDYVVAVTLAETDIAQDVSDAWIESGEELKMSAGWSCYCWLLGSRKDEEFSTEKLAGMLQQVKESIHDAPERTKSAMNNFVTTVGVSYAPLHETALETAKAIGPVEMKREGKKNAVLHAYEDIQKQVERLRIGFKRKYVRC